The genomic interval AATCGTGCGAAATTTCACGTATATCTTCCTCAATATGTTTAAGTTCCGTTAAATACTTCTTTCTTTTGGGTGCTGCGTGCGCTTCATCTAATTTATCTAAACTATCTAAACTGATTCTGACTCCAAACATTCTGCCCAAAACTCCGTCATGCAATTCCTGAGCAACTTTTTTCTTTTCTTTGATACGAGTCATCTCAATATCATTTTGCTGCGAAATCATCAAATTATAAATATTCTCGTTTGCGATTTGCTGCTGTTGCTTAAAAAGTAACTCTCTGTTTCTGGCTTGTTGCGTTTTGTAAACATAGAAAAATAAACCTATCAAAGTACAAATACTAAAGACATAGACTAAAGTCTTGTTTTTCTCCTGCAAATTTGAATTTTGATCCTTTATTTCATTGGTTTCATATTCAATACGAGAGAATTTTTCTCCCATTTTGCGTTCTGCTTTTACCAACTTTTCATTAAATTGAATATACTCTTTTGAATAAGCTGAAGCATTTTTTGGATCTACAATAGCAATTTGTTCAAGAGATTCTAATATATTTCTAATTATATTTGAATTCTTGGATAAAGCTAATGCTTGCTTTGAATATTGAATTGCCTTAAAAGTATCTTTTTTAAAAGCATAATATTCAGACAAATGATTTTTATTTAATACAACTCCTGATTTAAGTCCCAGACTATCTCTAATTTTTAAAGCTTCGAAGAATTGCTTCGGCAATCCTTCAGATTCTTTTAATTTAAACTTTGAATAAGCTAAATTATCTAATACAATAGCGTATAATGTTGTATTCTCTTCGAATAAATTTTTTTGTTCCAAACTTTTTTGAAAATACAATTTGGCTTTGCTATAATTCCGCATTCTTAAATTAACGAATCCTATATTATTTAACGAAGTTGCCTTTAATTGAAATTCTGCTGGAATCGATTTGTCTGCAAGGGTACCTAACGCTTTTTGATGAAATTCAAGTGCCTTATCAAATTCCTCTTGCTCATTATACAATATTCCTAATAAATTATAACAATCATAAAGTTGATCACTGACATTTTTTTCTTGTTTTAAAATCCGAAGTGCTTTAAAAATACTTATTTCGCTTTCAAAATAATCTCCTTCATTATATTGCAAATTTGCTTTATCAATAAAGGTTTTAGCTAAGCTATATCTATCATTTATTTTCAGATAAACTTTTTCCGCTTTAAAATAATTAAGAAACGCACTATCAGATATAGATTGAGACCCATAATAGTCTCCTAAATAACTATATGCCTTAGCCATGTGGACAGAGTCCTTTGAATTCTTAGATCGCTCTAAAATTAATTTTGTTATTTTCAGATAGGACCGCCAATCATTCATATTATAATATCGATTGGCTACTTT from uncultured Flavobacterium sp. carries:
- a CDS encoding ATP-binding protein, whose product is MKNNYLILLFLCVAFFGCTKKINGDKNVNLSEDSLGSYLSLANDIKLPFKYRQQYNEKAFAIIIDQKDDSINKVNLFKVANRYYNMNDWRSYLKITKLILERSKNSKDSVHMAKAYSYLGDYYGSQSISDSAFLNYFKAEKVYLKINDRYSLAKTFIDKANLQYNEGDYFESEISIFKALRILKQEKNVSDQLYDCYNLLGILYNEQEEFDKALEFHQKALGTLADKSIPAEFQLKATSLNNIGFVNLRMRNYSKAKLYFQKSLEQKNLFEENTTLYAIVLDNLAYSKFKLKESEGLPKQFFEALKIRDSLGLKSGVVLNKNHLSEYYAFKKDTFKAIQYSKQALALSKNSNIIRNILESLEQIAIVDPKNASAYSKEYIQFNEKLVKAERKMGEKFSRIEYETNEIKDQNSNLQEKNKTLVYVFSICTLIGLFFYVYKTQQARNRELLFKQQQQIANENIYNLMISQQNDIEMTRIKEKKKVAQELHDGVLGRMFGVRISLDSLDKLDEAHAAPKRKKYLTELKHIEEDIREISHDLNREKSELINNFVAILNKLFENQQNTYISKLITSFDSHIKWELVSNMVKINLYRIIQEALQNCNKYAKATTIGVEFKSEINHLILSISDDGVGFNVRKAKNGIGLHNIQYRAAECKGTVTIKSAKGEGTVLIIKVPIDQKINLQKNDS